Below is a genomic region from Rhineura floridana isolate rRhiFlo1 chromosome 5, rRhiFlo1.hap2, whole genome shotgun sequence.
gtttaatttgttctaacacccaattatttgtcttttccgcagtccatggtatgcgcaaagctctcctccagcaccaccgcAAAGCAAGCCTCACCATTATTATGTTCTCGTCATCTGTTGAaaacttttttctctctcaagCTTTCCTAAATTAGTCTATTTTTCTCCTGCAGAttttaggttttattattctggttcgagattttaaatgttttaatgtatttggatgttttattttgtatgtcgcccaaaGTAGCTGGATGgcaagccagatgggcgactaataaattcaataaaataaaataaaaaataaacatttcaaatgagttcatttttctcttatccgccttttttactgtccaactttcacatccatacatagagatcgggaataccatggtctgaatgatcctgactttggtgttcagtgatacatctttgcatttgaggaccttttctagttgtctcacagctgccctacccagtcctagccttcttctgatttcctgactattgtctccattttggttaaaactgtgccaaggtattgataatccttgacaagttcaatgtcctcattgtcaactttaaagttacataaaccttctgttgtcattactttagtctttttgacattcagctgtagtcctgcttttgtgctttcctctttaactttcatcagtattcgtttcaaatcattactggtttctgctaagagcatggtatcgtctgcatatcttaaattattcatgtttctccctccaattttcacacctccttcatcttggtccaatctcactttccatatgatatgttctgcatatagattaaacaaatagggtgataaaatacacccatctcacaccctttctgatggggaaccaatcagtttctccatattctgtccttactcttgtccagagtataggtataTTTAAGATACCTTGCACTAAAGAATCAAGGTGGATAATAATGTGGGATATTTATCTGTTGTATAAAACTAATCAAAACTCATTCACATAATGAGAGCAGGCTGCCAGAATTGGAATTGGAAATGCTATTATTTTTAGTGATTGAACAAAAGACTTAGAAATCATTTAGCGATTTCAAAAAAATATGTGGCATACTGCATAAAATCTGTCACATTTACTAAAGATGTTCATATACTATTTAGcctgctttctctcttttttgtaaTTTATATTATGCTAGTTGCTTACTACGGTAAGCAATAAAAGAATCATACATTCCACATTATAAGCATTTGTACTCAGACCACAAGCACTATTTCTTAAAGTGGGTTTAGACttaattattttgtattttagaggcagaagTATTGTCCATATATTTGCTTAATTTAAATAGGGGATTTTAAAGAAATATATCTTTGCTAAAATGATAATGTGCAAGAAACACAGGTCCAAATAACCATGTTTGATAAGGATACTCACTGTGTAATTTGATCTGTTAGTAGAAATAGGCagggaaaaaaggaaaatgaaatggTGCAAAAGGTTGTAAAATAAAAAGCCAAAGATTAATGGAAAAGGGAAGGTGGTAAAGCAAAATATGATGAAATGTACCTTGAAGCCAGTCTACACCTTCTTGCAATCCTTCTCCTTTAAGAGCATCACTAGCACTAAAATGAGTAGAGAGTATACttttaacaacattaaaaaaaactactaGCTGTAGAAAATGCAATCAAAGTTGAAGACCACTATATTCAAAGTAGTATACTAAGACCAGAACTTAGTATAGACTAATATGAGATGTATAGCGGCTGCCAAAAGCTGCAACACTGCATCTCTTCTTTCTCTCAACCAGCTGTAGTAAAAGAAATTCTaatatgacatcattatgttcAGCTTCCATGACCTATAAGGGACACCCAGAGAAGTGGGGGCAAAGCTGAGCCTCAGAAGAGCATACAAAAAGAGTTAAGATCCTTCTAAAATGATGGCAACATATGAGAAAATAGGGCTATAAATAACAATTATAGCAGCAGTAAAGTAGTAACTGTAAGAGCTtcacttctcttcctctttccctaTTAATATTGGCCTACCTCTCTTTTCTTTGGCCCATGCTACCTCCTTCCCTTTGGCTCCCTTGGTTTTTTCTCCTACCTCATCCCTCTCTTCCCTGAAGCCTCTATTTCTCCTGCTCTTCTCTTAGGCCTCCAGCTGATCCTGCCTAAGTTTTCCTTTTGTAGGCCATAACTTCTGCTTAACAAGGTTCCTGTTTTCCTTTCAATCATAATATTCTTTTATTTTCCACTATGCTTTAAAAACCTGCTCTTGATAACAATGTGACTGGGCAAGTGGTACAGAACCTTTTGCCCCAAAATGTATCAAAAGGTTGCTTGCTTGACCAATTTATTAGTGCTTGGAGCAGGAATTATGCTGGTGGTGGTATGAAATAAAGGGTATGTATTATCTACAAAGGTAACGAAGCCTTAATACCAGCCAATTTTCCTGTGACTTTCTCCCCTGTGAAACAGACATTCAGCTGGATCAGAAAGCCTTGttttctgccctccctccctcttacgTTTTGACAGAATCTTGTACACCCACACCTACAAGGCAGTTCAGGAAGAGGTGAACCAACATAGATACATGTGCTAAGACGTGTAGAGTGTTTAAATCAATGATGAGGGGAACCTTtagcctgtgggcctaattatgCCCTCCAGGTCTTCccatttggccaagccacacaAACCTGCTCTACTCCTGACATCATATATTATTTCATTATATATTATTCCAGATGTGTGGCAAGTAGAGATGGGGCTTGGCTGAGGGTGGAGTTTGCAGGTACTTTTTATAAATCCAACAGCCACAAAAGAGACAGAGTCTATCACTAGATTTTTTTTATGTATACAAGGTGAGGGAACTAACTTCTGTTTTTTATCTTGCACAAGCCTCAAAGGACTTGAAATGTTGCACTCACCAATGAGTTGGTGAAGAGGTGACTTTCCAAATAGCACTCTATGCTTTTGTTATTgtccccagccctctggagcattttttttggggggggggaggctgcatggaaaggaaaggaaggggaagtgtCATTGCATGAGTGGAACCCTGTTCCACTGGCAGACAGTCACAGCTAGATCCTACCCACTGTTTTTGAAATGTGATTTATTATACCATTGTTGCATTTCATCAAATGGGAAAATACAATATGCTACCCTTGGCAGCTTTCAGATGGTATTAATAGGATTCTGATAAGTTTAGAGAAAAAATAACTCACCATACAAATTCAAATCATATACAAAATGATACCATTATCCCACAGCCTTCTAAAGACTGTATTAAGATTATTCTCTCATTGGTGGAAGCTGATTTATTAGGATGAATGgcgcactgtcccaccaacctcagtctgtccatAGCCAGTCCTCACCTGTCTCACTTCTTagttacatccagtccaggggatgaCACCTGCTGTCAGCTTCctgctccttagtctcagtgttgccattatagaactcagtagggaggagaaTGAGGgcagaactagaattagttggctttacCTGGTTTTGACTGTGGCTCCATCTACTCCTTACCACTCTAACTTTTGCCCTACAGTCCCAGTGGGTACTGACTTCCAGTGCATATTATCAGTTACTCAACATTTTCTCAATTagtaatttaaaacatttcaggTCAATTTAAGTACAAAGTGAAAGTAAACCAAATTTACCAGATATGCCATGGCTTGTCTTTGACGTTCTCCAAGACTAATAACTGAGATACCTTTACTGATGACACAGCATCCCTGAGGTCCATCTTGTTTGCAAAGAACAAAATTGGTATTCGTCGATGTTTAAGATCTAGGAATAGTATGTTTTGTTAACCCACATCATTTATATGAAACAAATTTTGACAAGGAAAAGGGATACATACACTGCTCACCTTTCACTGTCATCCTTTGAAGGCTATACCCTACCAAGATTCCCTACTCCTAGGTCATGGGGTTTCCTGTGCATGTTTCAGCATAGTTCTCAAAGTACCCCTCTCCAAAGTCATATATATTTAAAGCCGCAGATCCAATGAATCAAAGTCCTTATGCATTCTCATATCCTTCCTGCTCTAATAAAGTGTCTCATTAAGCAGCTCGTCTTTGAAAGATGATGCAAGGACTCAAACTTTCCTATGAGATTGTGGCACATTTATATGCAGCAAAAATATTACAAGCTGTATGAACTGACCAAAATAAGCTTGATATTGTTAAGCTTGTTAACAATTACTAAAAGTAAGGCATAATTCTGAAAAGCAAAAGAGATGCTGCGCTTCCCTGAGAGACATGTCATCTGCCCTGCTAGCCCGTTTTCCTGAGTTTTCCTAACTACCTATGTAGGTAGTTAACACTGTCCAGTGGAGAGGGAAAGGCATATGTTAGTAGTATTATTacttattagtagtagtattactTTGAATAGTCCAGGACTCAGCTCTGATATGGAAAAGATTCTGGGGCTGAGCCCTGATATAAGTTAAGCCCAGGTTAAATATTCAATACAACAACTAAGGATCAGTTCCTATGTCTGCAGTGTGGTGGTTACTGCAGCCTGTCTTCTTCTCATTCCATTTCTAATTATATAATATTTTTTAAGCCATCATGCAGCATCACATAGGAGCAGGGTGCAGTGGCAGGGCAGCAGGTGAGGGCATGAGTGAAGCAAGGTTGGCTGGCGAAGGCGAGTAAGCAAGCAAAGTAGTCAGGTGTAGGGTGAGCAAAGCAGTTGGGCATCTGTGGGGTGTGCAGCGAGCAGGCAAGCAGATGGGGGGAAGGCAAGCATCCGGGGGGCAAATAAAGATATTTTAGACAAGAAAAAAGTGATAATCTAGTTTATAGATTTCTGATCTATATAGATGGTACATTTCTCCTAAATATGGAaggaaattaatttatttatttaaaatacttctatcccgcccttctaccctataatagggcactcagggcggcttaaaaaaataaaatcaaacacgtacataataaaattgtaaacagtaaaatcagaaaaacattaaaatgaattaaaatacataaaatacaattaaaatacataaaatacactacacacacacacacacatatatatagggattggtactaaagggactacaaaggtaaaatttaacgtagaacgcataaaatcagtgtcaggctctaccttcagtccctctcaaaggctctccggaacaagatcgttttcagacgtctccggaaaaccaacagggagggagcagaacggacatcttggggtagagtattccaaagcttgggggccacagctgaaaaggctctctcccgcatgcatgtcagtctaacatctttcactccagacacgcagaggagactagaggcagatgatcttaaatcccgggcatgcacatatgggcgtaagtgatccctcaggtacattggtccaaggccatttaggactttaaaggtcagaatcagcactttgaattaggcccggaaacaaattgggagccagtggagttgataaaacacaggagtaatatgctccctgcgccatgctccagttaacattctggctgttgcattttgaaccaactgcaatttccgaactattttcaaaggcagcccacatagagtgcgttacagtaatcaagcctcaatgtcgccaatgcatgtgtcattgtggccaagtcaactgcctccaggaatggacgcagctggtagaccagtttgcgttggccaaaagcactcctggctactgcagccacctgatattcaagcagcagggcaggatccaggaggactccgaAACTGCTGACCTGctacttcaaggggagtgcaaccccatccagaacaggttgcaaccccatccctgatgcagtttttcccttgaccaaatTAAAAGTGTATCATAAACATTGTAGACAGCCATTAAGATTTTCATCAACATCAATATTcttccatttttattatttatttatttatttattatttgatttatatcccgccctatttatttatttatgatttgatttatatcccgcccttcctcctagcaggagcccagggtggcaagttctGAAGTTAGTATTAAGTCTACTAACTTCAGAGAAGTTACTTCCACAGATGGAAACAAAGTAcatcacggagtgccttctaccgacttcggttggtggcccagctacacccctatcaggacagggataacctggcttcagttgtccatgctctggtaacctccaagttagattactgcaatgcgctctatgtagggctgcctttgaagacagttcagaaactgcagcttgtgcaaaatgcagcagccagattggtaacagggaccagacagttcaaacatataaaaccggttctggcccactttcattggctgcctgtatgtttctgagctcgattcaaggtgctggttttaacctataaagccttacacggcttaggactacaatacctgatggaacacctctcccaacatgaacccacccatacactacactcaacatcaaaggtcctcctctgggtacctactctgagggaagctgggagtctggcaacaagggagagggccttctcagtggtggcccccaaattatggaatgatctccctgccgAGGTGCGTctggtgccaacacttatcttttcggtgacaagactttcttcttctccctggcattttttaacagcatttgaatagcatgtgttttaacttgcctatcagtttttatgggttttaatttggtatggtttaaatctgtatacttgtttttaatattttaatcgttgtaaactgcccagagagctttggctatgaggcggtatataaatacaataaataaaataaataatactcttcTCATGTATAAGGATACTGTGTTTACACAGCTTACGCACATAAACACAAGTGTACAAGTTTAGGCCAGGCTGACTGTGCTAGCTGAGGTGGATGGAAATTCATATACTGtaaatttattttaaacagtCACACAGTGAACATTATGTTCATATTTCAATAAATGAGTCAATTTCTACTTAGCTTTCATCTCTAAGAAAAACTGCAACTTCATTCTCTCACAGTACATGCATCACAAGCCCTCTTCACGATTCAAGGGCGCTCTTCTAGTCACATCATCAAGTTCATGTGGCTTCTCAGCAGGACAAGCTTCCATGCAGGGACTTCTATGTGCAAAGACTTACCATGAATATTTGGAACCATGCATGACTGAGATTCCAGAATATGTGGAAAACCTTCACACCTCAAAGTCTACGTGTGTAGGCTTTTCATTGATAACTAGGCATATGCCACACTTAATGCATAGACATCAGGGCTATGGCTGAGGAGCCACATGACctcaggtggagccagaggtgcAGCCCCTTCCTATATGTGAGGGGGGCTGCAGGGATGCATCTATGCCTCCCCCAAGTTTGCCTTGTTGATGCATGTTGTTGGGAACTAAGGTGGtaaaatattttattgaattGTCCACTAGCTGGTAGACATTTAACTTAGCACAGACAAATTTAGGAAAATCTGAATTTTCAAAAATTATGAAAATTCAATTAATCACTTATTCAGAATTTTTTTCTGACATCCTTTGATTAAATTAGTTTAAGCTTGAATTAAACTAGCTGAGGTATTAACATTGACAGAAAATATATTGGTACAGATATATGAAATCTAAATTCTAGTTCCGACCTACTGGGGAAAAAGCAAAGGAGGTATTATATGCAAATATAAAATCACAGAGAAAAGAGTTCTTTTACGCCAAAGAAATACAATAGCAATAGTACTGATAAAGGGTCTCCTCACCTGGATGATTCATGAGGGTGTCAAGTTCCTCTTTGGCCACAACCATTCTTAGTTTGTCACTGCTATCAATGACAAAAATAATGGCCTGGCAATCTCTGTGCAACACAGAAAGCAAAGAATCAAATTATAGGCTTCTTGAAAAGTTTAGTAACAAAGTGAATAATCAGAATCCAACTTCAATGTGGTGTGCATTCTTGTACTAACTACTAGCAGCATATTCTTTCTAGATTCTTAGAAAATATCTTGCTTACTCTGAAACTcaggctatttaaaaaaaatctatttactGAATTTTATAAAACCCAAAACAATAACATCTGAAACACCTAACCATAGTAGCCAGAATGAACAATAGACAAGAATGGAATACATAGCAGTATGTGTTACATAAATAAGAACTTATAGTAGATCTAATGCATAGCAggagtgctgccctgggcttctgctggaagggcgggttataaatcaaataataaataaaataatataaacgaAGGAATGTGGAAGAGAGATGAAGAATGATCAGTGTATGAGGGAGCTACACCGTTAGTACTACTAACATAACTTCTTGTGTTGCTGGGGGAGATAAAGCAGATGTATGATTACTTACATAACTCAAAAAGGGAAACCAGACCCCATCAAATCTGTCTGTCTTTGACAGACCTCAGATCACTCTGCTATGTTGTGCGAGACACTCTGCCAAGGCTATCCCCCAGATCTTGTTTAGCCAGCACTGAATGGAGAGTTCCATGCCAGTTTTCCATTTAACTGATATTACTAATTGTGCCGCTGACAGCAGAAAGACCAGCTGTTATTTGTAAATTATATGAGTGTTACTGTCATGCTCTATAGAAAGCAGTGCCAACACCGGATCGGGTGATAAGTCTGACCCACTATGGAAGAAGCAATACTAATAACAGAATTCCAAAAGGTTCGGACTGGAGCACAATCCCACCACATGTGTTTAAATATCCTAGTGCACCACATTCCCTCCACCATTTTAGAGACATTACTTTGTTAACATGATAAAGGCGCAATGGAATCCAATGCCATCTAAATAAAATTTTTAGAGACACTTCCTGGATTTTTGCAGAGACAGTCTTAAGAAGTGGTTTAGTCCAAATGTTGTTCTAAGTTGTTTCTTGAATAAAAATGCCCAAATCTTTCCCAGGTGTCTTTAAGCACTAACAAATTACCCATAGACTTGTCAGAACTCAGGTTATTTTCAAAACAGACATGGATCTTTGTTATGCTATGAGGTCAGATATTTAATGTACTTAAAAAAAGGTACACTTGAATGGCACACAACATCACCATTACATTTGAAGCTTTCTTTCAATTTGATCTCAACTGAATATAAAACTGAAGGATGTATGTATATTGAAAATAGGCAAGGTATCTTCAACTTTTGTTCATATACAGTGCTTTCAAAAGTACTCAGGTCCCTGACCAATgccctcatattactgaattacaaatggtacattgtaattttgttctgtatgatattttattttgaaacactcaacatcaattattgtaaggtgacattggttttatgttgggaaatgtttgcaaggaacataaaaaactaaaacatgttgcttgcaaaaatattcaacccccacacattaatatttggtagagtcaCATTTCacgcaataacagctttaagtcttttgggatagGTATATACCAACTTttcacacagtgtcggagggattttggcccattcttcttggcagattgctccaggtcattcaggttggttggatgtcgcttgtagactgcaattttcaaagggtGCCACAGGTTCTCAATGTGATCAAGGTAAGGACTTTGGCTGGGTCactataggacattcacctttttgttcttgagccactccaatgttgctctggccttgtgcttgggatcattgtcctgctgcaACATGAATTtcttcccaagcttcagttttttagtggttgaagcaggttctcttgtgctatttccctgtattttgctccacccattttccctatgagtccggccatcacagcgggttgtagctccacctatcgtgcaaaggcaagaatgtttttgaagtcaagactaggggcgtcaggcccctcccactctccagttcattcttgccttcatacGAACAAGTCTGATATTATCtagcgtagcttagctaagtttctctgtgttttttgtgctgtatttgtctgacagagtgtggaggttttgtgacTTGTGTGTTTACCGAttgtttcccttccctctgtcttgtatctaACGTTGTGTTCCCATCCCTGGGGAGTTCCCTTGGGGTTCCTTCTTGCCCGGGCCGTTGATTGTCCTAGTCTGCCATCCAACGGCCATCAGAGcgactgcggctgcggctctctgtattcccagcgggagcttgcggctgcagctcccgtcgTTATTTCCCTCCCGTTCCTGGCCGTTTGGGTTACCTCCGTCCCGGGTTCTGCCGCGGCTCCCCGCCTCCTGGCAGTATCCCTTTTGGAATATCTCCTtgagagcctgcggctgcggctctccctctctctcttgttGAGGCTTTGATGAGGCTTTGATCTCAGACTGTTTTGAGCCTCGCTGCCTGGCATTTTCGCTCCGCAACAGTCCCTGTGGACAGCAGCTGCGGCTGCTTCCCCCTGCTTCCTTAGCGGCTGCGGTCTCTTTGCCCTTTTTTACCTTTTCTCCTAGTCGTCCCTGTATTGTGCTCCTGCGCCGCGACTTTgcttatcggccccgcggctgcagCACAAACGGCTCTACCTCCGTCTGCCATTGccgcatttttttattttattttcccgcGCCTGccccgggcgccattttgtttgtccccTTTCCCTCTCGTGTACTAACAATAGAGGGCTGCCAGGGTCACTTGTAGGTGTGGGGCAGTCAGGACCCTGTAAATATACAAGGGCTCCTTTTCCAAGCGGCCAGTGCTGCTGGCCCTTGATACTACTTGACCTCTACAGCTTCTGTTGCTGCATCTCAAGACTGTGACTGTAACCTACGCTGTCTGCACGCTGCGTCTGTGGCTGTATCTTCAGGCTGTGGCTCTACTATATATTGCTGCTGTGACTACTTACGGAGAATATTGATATTGGGCACAAATtgcactgtacattctgccccctctgtggcactgtaccaagcctgaactctatactgtacatcctgccccctctgtggccgtgtaccaagcctgaactctatactgtacatcctgccccctctgtggccgtgtaccaagcctgaaatccagcctacaatactaacgctgataccatagtgcatcctgccccctctgtggccatgtacttagccatctgccagtgtatcctaccccctctgtggtcgtacactgtgccagttcgggtctctacatcctgccccctctgtggctgtgtactgcacccaaagtgaatataagatggcagaacagtcAGGCATGTCGCAAACAGCCAAGCCGCAACATTCCAAGGCGACTAAGATTAAGCATACTAAAGCattggctaagacaaaacatctttccagccatagcaaaacAAAGCGTCCACGCTATGCTCCTGTGCCGACCACCACCGCAGCAGCTCAGGAACACATAAGTGATATATTTCATtcacctgctgcttcctctgacgaggaggatTTTGCTGGCTTCCCTACTCAGCCTTCACCTAACCAGCTTCCCTCCATGTTGCCGCCCCAAATATCTGCTCCAATagctactcaggcacaaacatgtGTTACaaccgggctgcagctgtccTCTGATTTCCTTTCCCAACTTCAAGGCATGCTGGCATAtttcacccaaatgcagccaccaccacaagtccctgccatacctcaatgcagcatggaccaacgtgcgtgtcatgaagcacACCCTTCCTGCTCTCCAagtccctttgatgtagccagaggcagatgtattgacgaagcttCGTATGgagaggagtcaaccttcactgaccacgttgaaggagatgactgtagcgactattcagatcatgaggaggatacatcgtatcgtctgtttaatgcctcagactatcagcccctggcacgcagggcaGTTAATActcttggtctccaagctgcgccgTCAACATCTTCCACCCCAGCTATCAagggggccaaggtcctcaaatcccctgcacctactgagcactacatcccggtgctggaccccattgccaaactggcctctgaagaatggtctcatccattccaaactcgccgcttcaagaacctggctgacagactttacgccctagctccggactttgccaccaagttagccgtccctggcatagacgaaccgatcgctagcctagtttcacgatctcttttgcccagggaaggagaatcccaactaaaggacggCAATGAGCGACgactagacttcgccctccgcaaaaatcatgaggctactgctttctccatgcgtgcctccgcatcAGCCTCCgtcttctccagagcagctatgatgtggctggacaatcttctagaggacactaaccctgatcctgtctccctcagaaggtcactggtaaagttgcgtaagacagcagcgtttgtggccgatgccactttggatgccactcaattgggggcacgagccatgacagctcagatagttgctcgacggaccctctggctttgccactggcaagctgactccgtggccagaatgaatctgtctagggctccttactccggatctctactcttcggcgaggaagctctaaaggcagtgctggttgatcccaaagacgcccacaaaccggttctggccactgtcaagaacatcgaccacaggcctttcaggcgatttccttccttccgcactaaccagtcctttcgaggaacgcggccaggaggacgaggccgcgacttcagatcatatgaccccaattccttcaggggatcCTGGAACCGGCGTTTCCAGGGCAAAGGTCAGTACCAAAGGCGCAGGGGcacctcatcgtcctcatataggggagggcctCGCCAACGCAAGCAGTATTAACGCACTTCCCgttggtggcagattacttacttttggagaccgttggctgcgcctcactacggtctcctggatcagggaacTTTTCTgttatggctatgccatagagttttgggcgaccccaccagacagattccatccgtccccttccccaagggcaccagccaggcacagcatcatgcagacagctatacaccacctcttggacatagcggcaatagagccagtccccacaactgagaggtcggaaggggtgtactccctcctatttgctgtgcctaaacgagatttgtcatggagggtGGTATTGcacctcaagttcgtcaaccgttttgtaacatatcgcaggttcaaaatggaatccctccactccattatagagagtctgcatgaaggagacttcctggcttctatcgaccttaaggaagcgtatctccatgtgcccatttgcatagcccacagaaagtttcttcggtttgcctttgacCACCAgtactttcaatatagagcgatgccattcggcctctcctctgctccacgAGTATTTACTAAAGTGCTACTCATtctagtggcttatctccggattcaaggggttcatctctacccatatctggatgatctgctaatacgggcaa
It encodes:
- the ARL6 gene encoding ADP-ribosylation factor-like protein 6 isoform X1, which gives rise to MGLFDKLAGWLGLKKKEVHVLCLGLDNSGKTTIINKLKPSNAQTQDIVPTIGFSIEKFKTSSLSFTVFDMSGQGRYRNLWEHYYKDCQAIIFVIDSSDKLRMVVAKEELDTLMNHPDLKHRRIPILFFANKMDLRDAVSSVKVSQLLVLENVKDKPWHICASDALKGEGLQEGVDWLQDQIQVMKT
- the ARL6 gene encoding ADP-ribosylation factor-like protein 6 isoform X3, with product MCAGGGCRSFKAWLAVAEFRFAQTQDIVPTIGFSIEKFKTSSLSFTVFDMSGQGRYRNLWEHYYKDCQAIIFVIDSSDKLRMVVAKEELDTLMNHPDLKHRRIPILFFANKMDLRDAVSSVKVSQLLVLENVKDKPWHICASDALKGEGLQEGVDWLQDQIQVMKT
- the ARL6 gene encoding ADP-ribosylation factor-like protein 6 isoform X4, producing the protein MGLFDKLAGWLGLKKKEVHVLCLGLDNSGKTTIINKLKPSNAQTQDIVPTIGFSIEKFKTSRDCQAIIFVIDSSDKLRMVVAKEELDTLMNHPDLKHRRIPILFFANKMDLRDAVSSVKVSQLLVLENVKDKPWHICASDALKGEGLQEGVDWLQDQIQVMKT
- the ARL6 gene encoding ADP-ribosylation factor-like protein 6 isoform X2 translates to MDDHGKSIVKKKQKKDLLEGVAHTAQTQDIVPTIGFSIEKFKTSSLSFTVFDMSGQGRYRNLWEHYYKDCQAIIFVIDSSDKLRMVVAKEELDTLMNHPDLKHRRIPILFFANKMDLRDAVSSVKVSQLLVLENVKDKPWHICASDALKGEGLQEGVDWLQDQIQVMKT